In a single window of the Gemmatimonadaceae bacterium genome:
- a CDS encoding FAD-binding oxidoreductase — protein MPSPAPPTVLSDLISRAVYSEAAGIGRIMPSAVAAPTTADEVRALVQWAAAADMPITARGSGSSMSGGAIGPGLIIDLSLMKEITLDHSTGRVWCGPGALRGDIDRAAQAAGLRFPVDPASGEFCTIGGMVATNASGAHTLKYGSTREWVTALDCVFADRSRATIRRGPQRSSDTDIPPLERFEHSLHARLLEDGAAARHAGVRKESSGYAVAEFARTGDVVDLIIGSEGTLALVVGVELELAPTVGATSSLRATFADLDQVASAATAVRQLGASVCELLDASFLKIADAGGVLPKFMRGAMAVLLIEVEADDEAGAALQMKGMKAALTECGALSVEQASLPAEERELWDLRHAASPIIAKDPARKSVQLIEDAAVPPEQMSAYIRGVRAALARQRLDGVIFGHAGDAHVHVNPLIDVRDPDWRARLESLLNEVTNLVVTLGGTLSGEHGDGRLRAPLLPRAWKQPGALDLFRAVKDTFDPANILNPGVKLSLTGQQPLEAVKYDPKLEPLPVPALVALETVARDKAYATHRLSLLRPL, from the coding sequence GTGCCATCCCCCGCACCGCCAACAGTTCTTTCCGATCTAATCTCCCGCGCCGTTTACTCCGAAGCCGCGGGCATCGGCCGGATCATGCCGTCCGCGGTCGCCGCCCCCACAACGGCTGACGAGGTCCGCGCGCTGGTTCAATGGGCCGCGGCCGCGGACATGCCCATCACCGCCCGCGGCTCCGGCTCGTCCATGTCCGGCGGCGCAATCGGCCCCGGCCTGATCATCGATCTCTCGCTGATGAAGGAGATCACCCTCGACCACTCCACCGGCCGGGTGTGGTGCGGGCCCGGCGCGCTCCGCGGCGACATCGACCGCGCCGCGCAGGCCGCGGGTCTCCGCTTTCCTGTCGATCCTGCGAGCGGCGAGTTCTGCACCATCGGCGGGATGGTCGCGACCAACGCGTCCGGCGCGCACACGCTCAAGTACGGCTCCACCCGCGAGTGGGTCACCGCGCTCGACTGCGTCTTCGCCGACCGCTCGCGCGCGACCATCCGTCGCGGTCCCCAACGCTCCTCCGACACCGACATTCCCCCGCTCGAGCGCTTCGAGCACAGTCTCCACGCCCGGCTGCTGGAGGACGGCGCCGCCGCCCGCCACGCCGGCGTGCGCAAGGAATCGTCGGGCTACGCCGTCGCCGAGTTCGCCCGGACCGGCGACGTCGTCGATCTCATCATCGGCAGCGAGGGCACCCTCGCGCTCGTCGTGGGCGTCGAGCTGGAGCTGGCCCCCACGGTCGGCGCGACCAGCAGTCTCCGCGCGACCTTCGCCGATCTCGACCAGGTCGCCTCCGCCGCGACCGCGGTCCGCCAGCTCGGCGCCAGCGTGTGCGAGCTGCTCGACGCCAGCTTCCTGAAGATCGCCGACGCCGGCGGCGTGCTGCCGAAGTTCATGCGCGGCGCCATGGCGGTCCTCCTCATCGAGGTCGAAGCCGACGACGAAGCCGGTGCCGCGCTCCAGATGAAGGGGATGAAGGCCGCGCTCACGGAGTGCGGCGCGCTGTCCGTCGAGCAGGCGTCGCTCCCCGCCGAGGAGCGCGAGCTGTGGGATCTCCGGCACGCGGCGAGCCCGATCATAGCGAAGGATCCCGCGCGCAAATCGGTACAGCTGATCGAGGACGCCGCCGTCCCGCCCGAGCAGATGTCGGCTTACATCCGGGGCGTTCGCGCCGCGCTCGCCCGCCAGCGGCTCGACGGCGTGATCTTCGGCCACGCCGGCGACGCCCACGTGCACGTGAACCCGTTGATCGACGTGCGCGACCCCGACTGGCGTGCCCGGCTCGAATCCCTGCTGAACGAAGTCACCAACCTCGTCGTCACGCTCGGCGGCACTCTTTCCGGCGAGCACGGCGACGGCCGGCTCCGCGCGCCGTTGCTCCCGCGGGCGTGGAAGCAGCCGGGCGCGCTCGACCTGTTCCGCGCCGTGAAGGACACGTTCGATCCGGCGAACATCCTGAACCCCGGCGTGAAGCTCTCGCTCACCGGCCAGCAGCCGCTCGAAGCCGTGAAGTACGATCCCAAGCTGGAGCCGCTGCCCGTCCCCGCGCTGGTCGCTCTCGAAACCGTCGCCCGGGACAAAGCGTACGCAACGCATCGCCTGTCGCTGCTGCGTCCACTCTAG
- a CDS encoding AIPR family protein yields MSTLRFPTKQFRSIPSPTGISRVGVFYVPASSLPRDLWNWRDVNPREVNRRSAVYKAIMQTVTQEPERFHERNRGITIVAEDISFDDKRHEVILTLDDAKLHGVVDGAHTLDAVLEAQASPPENGWPAFVFIKAVVGVEADQIAEIAGGLNTSQQVDLKSLENLREHFEDLQKAIARESYADQIAYRMNEDKPVDVREILYYLAVFDCSVYDDKRHPVALFGRKEGIVRRFAEQAADAKVGESFRMLISRAPEILRLRDLIEKKALDQPIGRYKAGKAARVRSESNRGNQLIFLGETVDGRIPLGWVMPLLAGFRANVIWNKPKGSFSWKVPIDELLDLCIEELVLGIKEVHERENSRPEYVGRNAIAWRISYNAVSQAILQWELTKSRSRVG; encoded by the coding sequence ATGTCGACCCTTCGATTCCCCACCAAGCAGTTCCGCTCCATTCCGTCGCCGACCGGGATCTCCCGTGTCGGTGTTTTTTATGTCCCAGCTTCGAGTCTTCCCCGGGATCTTTGGAACTGGCGCGACGTGAACCCGCGCGAGGTCAATCGGCGGAGCGCCGTGTACAAGGCCATCATGCAAACGGTCACTCAGGAGCCGGAGCGTTTCCACGAGCGCAATCGCGGAATCACCATCGTCGCCGAGGACATTTCCTTCGACGACAAGCGCCATGAAGTTATCCTCACCCTCGATGACGCAAAGCTGCACGGAGTCGTGGACGGCGCGCACACCCTGGATGCGGTCCTGGAGGCGCAGGCGTCACCGCCAGAGAATGGCTGGCCGGCGTTCGTCTTTATCAAGGCTGTAGTCGGCGTGGAAGCCGACCAGATTGCCGAGATTGCTGGTGGCTTGAACACGAGCCAACAAGTTGATCTTAAAAGCCTCGAAAACTTACGGGAGCATTTTGAAGATCTTCAGAAGGCTATCGCCCGTGAGAGCTACGCCGATCAGATCGCGTATCGAATGAATGAGGACAAGCCCGTTGATGTCCGGGAGATTCTCTACTACCTCGCCGTTTTCGACTGCAGTGTGTACGATGACAAGCGGCACCCTGTTGCACTGTTCGGGCGAAAAGAAGGAATTGTACGACGATTTGCCGAGCAAGCAGCAGATGCCAAAGTCGGTGAGAGCTTTCGGATGCTTATCAGTCGTGCGCCCGAGATTTTGCGTCTGCGAGACTTGATCGAGAAAAAGGCTCTTGATCAGCCGATTGGGCGATACAAGGCTGGCAAAGCCGCCCGTGTCCGCAGCGAAAGCAACCGTGGAAACCAGCTCATCTTCTTGGGCGAAACTGTCGACGGAAGGATCCCGTTGGGTTGGGTGATGCCCCTCTTGGCGGGGTTTCGCGCCAACGTGATTTGGAACAAACCGAAAGGCAGCTTCTCTTGGAAGGTCCCAATAGATGAACTGTTGGACCTCTGCATCGAAGAACTCGTTCTCGGGATCAAGGAGGTGCATGAACGCGAGAACAGCCGTCCAGAGTATGTTGGCCGGAATGCAATTGCGTGGCGAATCAGCTACAACGCGGTTTCCCAGGCCATTCTTCAGTGGGAACTGACGAAGTCTCGCAGCCGTGTTGGCTAA
- a CDS encoding KamA family radical SAM protein, whose protein sequence is MSEWQKTLRDQSIATLEKLAEKFGAENIDVEALRPAFDNFQMRLTPAALDAIKEVGDPMWQQYIPTVAELDVVDGVIDSLDEDGDSPVPNITHRYPDRALFLVSPVCASYCRFCTRRRKVGDPEKISLKEYESAFQYLEAHSEIRDVILSGGDPMMLSDARLEYIFQRLRAIPHIEIIRLGSRITSHLPERITPEFCEMVQKYHPVFMNTHFNHPDELTPAAVAALDRLSKTGMSLGCQTVLLRGVNDDPKVMMKLMHELLKARVRPYYIYMADQVAGGEHFRTTVQKGLEIIQALRGWTSGLAVPQFVIDTPGGGGKVPLLPEYVEEINDDEVIFRNFQGQRFTYKQPKRYDGSETPDIVPIEIAAKKQRTAAKKASRPRRSKASGE, encoded by the coding sequence ATGAGCGAGTGGCAGAAGACACTCAGGGACCAGAGCATCGCCACGCTGGAGAAGCTCGCCGAGAAGTTCGGCGCCGAGAACATAGATGTGGAGGCGCTGCGCCCCGCGTTCGACAACTTCCAGATGCGGCTCACGCCCGCGGCGTTGGACGCCATCAAGGAAGTCGGCGATCCCATGTGGCAGCAGTACATCCCGACCGTGGCGGAGCTGGACGTCGTGGACGGCGTGATCGATTCACTGGACGAGGATGGCGACTCGCCGGTGCCGAACATCACGCACCGGTATCCCGACCGCGCGCTGTTCCTGGTGAGCCCGGTGTGCGCGAGCTATTGCCGGTTCTGCACGCGGCGCCGGAAGGTGGGCGATCCCGAGAAGATTTCGCTGAAGGAGTACGAGTCGGCCTTCCAGTATCTCGAGGCACACAGCGAGATCCGCGACGTGATTCTGTCGGGTGGCGACCCGATGATGCTGAGCGATGCGCGGCTGGAGTACATCTTCCAGCGGCTGCGCGCGATCCCGCACATCGAGATCATCCGGCTCGGCAGCCGGATCACGTCGCACCTGCCCGAGCGGATCACGCCCGAGTTCTGCGAGATGGTGCAGAAGTATCACCCGGTTTTCATGAACACGCACTTCAATCATCCTGACGAGCTGACGCCGGCGGCGGTGGCCGCGCTGGACCGGCTGTCGAAGACCGGCATGTCGCTGGGCTGTCAGACCGTGCTGCTGCGCGGCGTGAACGACGATCCCAAGGTGATGATGAAGCTGATGCACGAGCTGCTGAAGGCGCGCGTGCGGCCGTACTACATATACATGGCCGACCAGGTCGCCGGCGGCGAGCACTTCCGGACGACCGTGCAGAAGGGCTTGGAGATCATCCAGGCGCTGCGCGGGTGGACGAGCGGGCTGGCGGTGCCGCAGTTCGTGATAGATACGCCGGGTGGCGGCGGCAAGGTGCCGCTGCTGCCGGAGTACGTCGAGGAGATCAATGACGACGAGGTGATCTTCCGGAACTTCCAGGGTCAGCGGTTCACGTACAAGCAGCCCAAGCGCTACGACGGCAGCGAGACGCCGGACATCGTGCCGATCGAGATCGCGGCGAAGAAGCAGCGGACTGCGGCGAAGAAGGCGAGCCGGCCGCGGCGGAGCAAGGCGTCGGGGGAGTAG
- a CDS encoding ribonuclease H — protein MTEQPRPDPRALLAVYADESCLGNGREGENPGGAAGVIEWVSKKTGKLKRFDYWISEPTTTNNRMALRSVIEAFRGISSKGRSFDVVFISDSRYIIEGMSRWVPAWKALGWRRKTGVILNLELWKQADEAVRAHDVQWKWVRGHAGHPQNEYANYMALRAAAEQSSSDGLQRSLFDEWMAGKKPGVKALGAVAPFPTATTFKGTRNG, from the coding sequence GTGACCGAGCAACCGCGGCCCGACCCGCGCGCGCTGCTCGCCGTCTACGCCGACGAGTCCTGCCTCGGCAACGGCCGCGAAGGCGAGAACCCCGGCGGCGCGGCCGGCGTGATCGAGTGGGTCAGCAAGAAAACGGGCAAGCTCAAGCGGTTTGACTACTGGATCTCCGAGCCCACGACCACCAACAACCGCATGGCGCTCCGCTCGGTCATCGAGGCCTTCCGCGGCATCTCCAGCAAGGGCCGCAGCTTCGACGTCGTCTTCATATCCGACTCCAGGTACATCATCGAGGGCATGTCCCGCTGGGTCCCCGCCTGGAAAGCCCTCGGCTGGCGCCGCAAAACAGGCGTCATCCTGAACCTCGAGCTCTGGAAACAAGCGGATGAGGCCGTCCGTGCACACGATGTGCAATGGAAGTGGGTGCGGGGGCACGCCGGCCACCCGCAGAACGAGTACGCCAATTACATGGCGCTCCGGGCTGCCGCCGAGCAGTCGAGCTCGGACGGCCTGCAGCGCTCGCTGTTCGACGAGTGGATGGCCGGCAAGAAACCGGGCGTGAAAGCGCTCGGCGCCGTCGCGCCGTTTCCAACGGCGACAACATTCAAGGGTACGCGCAATGGATGA
- a CDS encoding type II toxin-antitoxin system RelE/ParE family toxin: MSNVTYYEFILTDSYAAAAKGIVDDVLQRTIEQAILRNPMGGDVIPGAGVRKIRVAVSGKGKRGGARVIYFVMLEKGRIYLLDVYTKNVKTNITEDEKKELAKLRKVLKGE; encoded by the coding sequence GTGAGCAACGTCACCTACTACGAGTTCATTCTCACCGACTCTTATGCCGCTGCGGCAAAAGGCATCGTTGACGACGTCCTCCAGAGGACTATCGAGCAGGCTATCCTGCGCAACCCGATGGGTGGCGATGTAATCCCGGGCGCTGGAGTGAGGAAGATTCGCGTCGCGGTTTCAGGCAAGGGGAAACGTGGCGGTGCCAGAGTCATCTATTTCGTCATGCTCGAGAAAGGTCGGATTTACCTGCTCGACGTCTATACGAAGAACGTCAAGACCAACATTACTGAAGATGAAAAGAAGGAACTCGCGAAGCTCCGGAAGGTTCTAAAGGGAGAGTGA
- a CDS encoding zinc ribbon domain-containing protein codes for MDDLDRVFQRLVQNIKSRSPEQLTLPFTVAELYEQLIPYRHNRRELGIETNQDYELAVMRLLSGERDYIVSDDAMQDTLKQEISSQNPDTGAFREFATTQISLSPAALEKQPDRARATPAMARPAMTPAAAGATDTARLDQRVSDGDSPPPSARPARPAGSGSASQPGEPHGCRYCGGTLPEGRAVTFCPYCGQNLARSQCPACGTEMEQGWKFCIGCGRPNA; via the coding sequence ATGGATGATCTCGATCGCGTCTTTCAGCGGCTGGTGCAGAACATCAAGTCGCGCTCGCCCGAGCAGCTCACACTGCCGTTCACGGTCGCCGAGCTGTACGAGCAGCTGATTCCATACCGCCACAACCGGCGCGAGCTCGGCATCGAGACCAATCAGGATTACGAGCTCGCGGTGATGCGGCTGCTCTCCGGCGAGCGCGACTACATCGTCAGCGACGACGCGATGCAGGACACGCTGAAGCAGGAGATCTCCTCGCAGAACCCCGACACGGGCGCGTTCCGCGAGTTCGCGACGACGCAGATCTCGCTCTCGCCCGCCGCCCTGGAGAAGCAGCCCGACCGCGCGCGCGCCACTCCCGCCATGGCTCGGCCCGCCATGACGCCGGCCGCCGCGGGAGCGACCGACACCGCGAGGCTCGACCAGCGCGTGAGCGACGGCGACTCGCCCCCGCCTTCCGCGCGGCCCGCGAGGCCCGCGGGCTCCGGCTCGGCCTCGCAGCCGGGCGAGCCGCATGGGTGCCGCTACTGCGGCGGCACTCTGCCCGAGGGGCGTGCCGTCACCTTTTGCCCGTACTGCGGCCAGAACCTTGCGCGCAGCCAGTGCCCCGCGTGCGGCACCGAGATGGAGCAGGGTTGGAAATTCTGCATCGGGTGCGGCCGGCCCAACGCCTGA
- a CDS encoding FAD-dependent thymidylate synthase, whose product MFHSAPKLTIISRPVFTEPEHLPVNWLGDSTDGEKLAEFAGRLCYMSQRNPANRQTRDYLENIKRQGHGSVLEHANYSVLAEGISRTLTHELVRHRAGWGYCLSGDTLIYSEHRQRGKRNGTKKRTIKSIYERTLTPHGRSRLALLRLRCLDEAAGTFTTGRIAAVSRSGTKSVFKVELEDSKGITCSRDHRFLSSDGWKSLADLVGGLSVSPKGLAVTGELGEIMVNGTPVLQREMEYARSIAGLRVPDPFLAPRPAASLVVMPKLVRIVKVTYAGEQETYDIEMAGENHNFVANGIVTHNSQLSQRYVDESEAHFVIPPAILEDEALEKAWKDQMATAQTAYVQLVEQLMERYSWVADKIHRRKMAREAARGVLPNSTETKIVMTGNARAWRTMLELRSSEGAELEIRRFAVAALRLMQTEAPGFFSDFEIYTADDRREAARISYHKV is encoded by the coding sequence GTGTTCCACTCCGCGCCCAAGCTCACGATCATCTCCCGTCCGGTCTTCACCGAGCCCGAGCATCTCCCGGTGAACTGGCTCGGCGATTCCACCGACGGCGAGAAGCTCGCCGAGTTCGCCGGCCGGCTGTGCTACATGTCCCAGCGCAATCCCGCCAACAGGCAAACCCGGGACTACCTGGAGAACATCAAGCGGCAGGGTCACGGCTCCGTCCTGGAGCACGCGAATTACTCGGTTCTCGCCGAAGGAATCTCCCGCACCCTCACTCACGAGCTCGTCCGACACAGGGCCGGTTGGGGATACTGCTTGTCGGGCGACACCCTGATCTACAGCGAGCACCGCCAGCGCGGAAAACGGAACGGCACGAAGAAGCGGACCATCAAGAGCATCTACGAGAGGACTCTGACGCCCCACGGCCGGTCGCGGCTGGCGCTGCTCAGGCTCCGCTGTCTCGATGAAGCCGCCGGAACTTTCACCACGGGTCGAATCGCCGCGGTCTCGCGCTCCGGCACCAAGTCGGTTTTTAAGGTCGAGCTCGAGGATAGCAAGGGCATCACCTGCTCCCGCGATCATCGATTTCTTTCGAGCGACGGTTGGAAATCCCTCGCCGACCTGGTGGGCGGGTTGTCCGTTTCGCCGAAGGGGCTCGCCGTGACCGGCGAGCTCGGCGAGATCATGGTGAACGGAACGCCGGTGCTCCAGCGTGAGATGGAGTACGCCCGATCCATCGCCGGCCTGAGGGTGCCGGACCCGTTCCTCGCTCCTCGGCCCGCGGCATCTCTCGTCGTGATGCCGAAGCTGGTCAGGATCGTGAAGGTGACCTACGCCGGCGAGCAGGAGACCTACGATATCGAAATGGCGGGCGAGAACCACAACTTCGTCGCCAACGGGATCGTGACCCACAACAGCCAGCTCTCCCAGCGGTACGTCGACGAGTCGGAAGCCCACTTCGTCATCCCCCCCGCCATCCTCGAGGACGAAGCTCTCGAGAAAGCCTGGAAAGACCAGATGGCCACCGCGCAGACCGCCTACGTCCAGCTGGTCGAGCAGCTCATGGAGCGCTACTCCTGGGTCGCCGACAAGATCCACCGCCGCAAGATGGCCCGCGAAGCCGCCCGCGGAGTTCTCCCGAACTCCACCGAGACCAAGATCGTCATGACCGGCAACGCCCGCGCCTGGCGGACCATGCTCGAGCTCCGCTCCTCCGAGGGCGCCGAGCTGGAGATCAGACGGTTCGCGGTGGCGGCGCTGAGACTGATGCAGACCGAGGCGCCGGGCTTCTTCTCGGACTTCGAGATCTACACCGCCGACGACCGCAGGGAAGCGGCGAGGATCTCCTACCACAAGGTGTAG
- a CDS encoding GNAT family N-acetyltransferase: protein MTSGLRVFPVAAAHRGRVAELLAATGAFSDPEMAVALELFDEAMSESAPNAGVEPDYNFVGVFTPERQLAGFACWGPTPDTDGTFDLYWLAVDPSLAGTGAGTLLLSEVEQRLRAKDARMVVAETSSRDDYEKTRWFYARRGYTEAGRVADFYAWSDDRIIYTKRLQPAAAGVQRSTQEHEGVNRA, encoded by the coding sequence TTGACCTCCGGGCTGCGCGTCTTCCCCGTTGCCGCCGCGCACCGCGGCCGCGTCGCCGAGCTGCTCGCGGCGACCGGCGCGTTCAGCGACCCGGAGATGGCCGTGGCTCTCGAGCTGTTCGACGAAGCGATGTCCGAGTCGGCGCCAAATGCCGGCGTGGAGCCCGACTACAACTTCGTCGGCGTGTTCACGCCGGAGCGCCAGCTCGCGGGCTTCGCCTGCTGGGGTCCGACGCCGGACACCGACGGGACGTTCGATCTGTACTGGCTCGCCGTGGACCCGTCGCTCGCGGGAACCGGCGCCGGCACGCTGTTGCTGTCCGAGGTCGAGCAGCGTCTTCGCGCCAAGGATGCGCGGATGGTCGTCGCCGAGACGTCGTCGCGCGACGATTACGAGAAGACGCGCTGGTTCTACGCCAGGCGTGGTTACACCGAGGCCGGGCGGGTCGCGGATTTCTACGCCTGGTCGGACGACAGGATCATCTACACGAAGCGTCTCCAGCCGGCGGCTGCCGGCGTCCAACGCAGCACCCAAGAGCACGAGGGAGTAAACCGCGCATGA